In Clarias gariepinus isolate MV-2021 ecotype Netherlands chromosome 1, CGAR_prim_01v2, whole genome shotgun sequence, one DNA window encodes the following:
- the LOC128530315 gene encoding uncharacterized protein LOC128530315, protein MQNEPKILTCNFFGILKVNQDFTLLFNPKTANKLLEKWDTVFKPGIIKEAMGLTLTPAVRSLISSARKQTIGKDHCSKRTAKISAADAADRHVYHSCNSIDEHVQQREGRKPYLLAVKRGSQDQIDNFYVVLDKNLIPCQVVGSLSAFDKLFKAHFIFNLTYDNALMNFYTFIQTTIYKIDVGRDETRESPRVKELRAKLLND, encoded by the exons atgcaaaatgaACCAAAGATCCTGACATgcaatttttttggtattttaaaggTTAACCAAGACTTCACACTCCTCTTCAATCCTAAAACGGCTAATAAATTGCTGGAAAAGTGGGACACTGTATTCAAACCAGGAATCATTAAAGAAGCCATGGGCTTGACTTTAACTCCTGCTGTGCGTTCCCTCATCTCATCAGCAAGAAAACAGACAATCGGTAAAGACCATTGCA GCAAGAGAACTGCCAAAATCAGTGCTGCTGATGCTGCTGATCGCCATGTGTATCAT TCTTGTAACAGCATTGATGAACATGTTCAGCAAAGAGAAGGACGGAAGCCATACCTCCTTGCTGTAAAAAGAGGAAGCCAAGACCAGATTGACAACTTTTACGTAGTCCTTGACAAAAATCTCATTCCCTGTCAGGTGGTTGGTTCCCTCAGTGCATTCGACAAGCTTTTCAAAGCTCacttcatttttaatttaacatatgACAATGCACTCATGAACttctacaccttcattcaaACAACCATCTACAAAATTGATGTAGGACGAGATGAGACGAGAGAGTCCCCAAGAGTAAAAGAGCTTCGCGCTAAACTACTGAATGACTAA
- the LOC128524002 gene encoding histone H2A-like — protein sequence MSGRGKTGGKARAKAKTRSSRAGLQFPVGRVHRLLRKGNYAERVGAGAPVYLAAVLEYLTAEILELAGNAARDNKKTRIIPRHLQLAVRNDEELNKLLGGVTIAQGGVLPNIPAVLLPKKTEKPAKTK from the coding sequence ATGTCTGGAAGAGGCAAAACCGGTGGAAAGGCTCGTGCCAAGGCCAAGACTCGCTCATCTAGAGCTGGACTGCAGTTCCCCGTGGGCCGAGTCCACAGGCTCCTCCGTAAAGGAAACTACGCTGAGCGCGTTGGTGCCGGCGCTCCGGTCTACTTGGCCGCTGTGCTGGAGTATCTGACTGCTGAGATTCTGGAGTTGGCTGGTAACGCCGCCCGCGACAACAAGAAGACCCGTATCATTCCCCGGCACCTGCAGCTCGCCGTGCGTAACGATGAGGAGCTGAACAAACTGCTCGGCGGAGTGACTATCGCTCAGGGTGGTGTGCTGCCCAACATCCCGGCTGTGCTTCTGCCCAAGAAGACCGAGAAGCCGGCCAAGACCAAGTAA
- the LOC128524063 gene encoding histone H2B-like, translating to MPEPAKTAPKKGSKKAVTKTAGKGGKKRRKSRKESYAIYVYKVLKQVHPDTGISSKAMGIMNSFVNDIFERIAGESSRLAHYNKRSTITSREIQTAVRLLLPGELAKHAVSEGTKAVTKYTSSK from the coding sequence ATGCCTGAACCAGCCAAGACCGCCCCTAAGAAGGGCTCGAAGAAAGCCGTGACCAAGACCGCCGGCAAAGGAGGCAAGAAGCGCAGAAAGTCCAGGAAGGAGAGTTATGCCATCTACGTGTACAAAGTCCTAAAGCAGGTTCATCCCGACACCGGCATTTCGTCCAAGGCGATGGGGATCATGAATTCGTTCGTTAACGACATTTTCGAGCGCATTGCCGGTGAGTCCTCTCGTCTGGCTCACTACAACAAACGCTCCACCATCACTTCCAGGGAGATCCAGACCGCCGTGCGCCTGTTGCTGCCCGGTGAGTTGGCCAAGCACGCCGTGTCCGAGGGCACCAAGGCCGTGACTAAATACACCAGCTCCAAGTAA